The following is a genomic window from Thermodesulfovibrionales bacterium.
CCTTTTATACCATGGCAGAGGTGGAGAAGGTATCGGGTGTTCCGGGGAATTATGATGTAACTATAAAGATAAAACCAAGGTATGTGAATGAGAAATGCACCGGCTGTAATGCCTGTGCAGAGGCCTGTCCTGAGGAGAGGCCGGATGAATTTAATTTCGGACTTTCCAAGACAAGGGTTGCCTATCTTCCCTTTGACCAGGCCTTTCCTTTCAGGTATGTTATAGATGATAAGTACTGTAAAGGTAATTCCTGTGCTAAATGTAAAGAGGCCTGTAAATATGATGCCATTGATTTAGATATGAAGCCTGAAAAAGTGAATATAAAAGCTGGAGCAGTTATTCTTGCTACAGGCTGGAATCCCTATGACGCAAACAGAATTGACAATCTCGGATTCGGAAAGGTTAAGAATGTTATTACAAATATGATGATGGAAAGACTTGCAGCCCAGAATGGACCGACTCGGGGAAAGATTATAAGACCATCAGATGGAAGGGTTCCCCAGACCATAGGTTTTGTACAGTGTGCTGGAAGCAGGGATGAGAATCACCTCCAGTTCTGTTCCTATATATGCTGTATGGCATCATTGAAGCAGGCAATGTATCTCTGGGAGCAGAATCCAGAGGCTAAGGTGTATATATTTTACATTGACATAAGGACACCTGGAAGATATGAGCAATTTTACTGGAAGGTAAAAGATAATCCAAATGCTGTTTTTATAAAAGGCAAGGTTGCAAAGGTTGCCCAGGCTGACAATGATGATGTAATTGTGGAGGCTGAGGATATGATTTCAGGAGAACTGATCAGGCAGCGATTGGATATGCTCGTTCTCGCCACAGGTATGGAGCCAGCAGCAAAGACAGCAAGGCCATCAATACACCTTAACTTCAATGAGCATGGATTTGCCATGCCTGATGATACAGGCATCCTTGCAGCAGGTTGTGCAAAGAATCCCTATGATGTAGCAAAGTCTGTACAGGATGCCACAGGTGCGGCATTAAAGGCAATACAGCGCATAGTGGGAGGTAGATAATGGAAAAGAAGATAGGTGTATATATATGTGAGGGATGCGGAATAATTGATGCTATTAATACTGAAAAACTTGAGAAATCTGTAAGAAATATTCCTGTTAAGAGGCATCCTGCACTCTGCGGTTCTGAGGGAGTGGAGCTTATCAAAAGTGATATAAAAAATGAAGGCATTAATACCATTGTAATAGCTGCCTGTTCACCAAGGGTTAAATACGAGGTTTTTGATTTTCCTGGCTCTATTGTAGAAAGAGTTAATATAAGGGAATTAGTTGCATGGACACTTGAGCCAAAGGATGAGCTCACCCAGGCTGCTGCAGAGGACTATCTTAAGATGGGTATTACAAAGGTTCAAAAGTCAGACCTTCCAGAGCCATGGGTACAGGAGACAGTAAAGACAATACTTGTAATTGGTGGTGGCATTACAGGACTCACTGCATCACTTGAGGCAGCAAAGGCTGGTTATAAGGTCTATCTTGTAGAAAAGGAGCCTGAGCTCGGTGGATATGCGAGAAAGCTTTACAAACAGGTGGCAAGGCCAAATCCTTATAAACTTTCTGATCCCACAATAGGAGATCTAATAAAAGAGGTTGAGGCCCATCCAAATATACAGATATTTAAGCCTGCAAGGGTTGCAAAGACAGATGGCCAGCCAGGTATTTGGGATGTAACTATAGAGAGTAATGGAAAGACAGAGGTCCTGAGGATTGGAGCAATTGTTCTTGCAGCAGGCTGGAAACCCTATGATGCAAGCAGGCTTGAACATCTCGGGTATGGAAAATTCAAGGATGTTGTGACAAATATAGAATTTGAAGAGATGGCAAAAAAGGGTAGACTCACAAGACCTTCTGATGGAAAAGAGGTTAAAAGGGTTGCCTTTATTCAGTGTGCAGGAAGCAGAGATCCCAATCATCTGCCCTACTGTTCAGCCTATTGCTGCGGAGCCTCATTGAAACAGGCGAAGTATGTAAGAGAACTGGTGGAGGATGGTCTTGCTTTTATAATTTATAAAGACATAAGGACACCTGGGCAGACAGAGTTCTTTTACAAGGAGGTACAGGGTGATCCTGGAATAATGCTTACTAAGGGAGATGTCACAGGTGTTTATGAAGAGGATGGTAAGCTTTATGTTGAAGCAGAAAGTACACTCTTTATGGGTGAGAGGATTAAGATAGAAGCCGACCTTGTTGTCCTTGCGATAGGCATGGTGCCTGCAACAAGGGAGTCTCAGGAATATCTTGAAGGTCTTCAGAAGGCAGCAGCTCAGGGTGATGAGGCAAAAAAGGCATATATAGAGTCAACACCAAAACCGGAGTTTATTCTTAATCTTAATTACAGACAGGGTCCCGAGATCCCACCATTTGTAGAAAAAAATGCTTATGGATTTGTAGACTCTAACTTTATATGTTTCCAGTACGAGACCCGCAGGACTGGAATATATGCTGCAGGCTGTGTAAGGCAGCCAATGACAATGGCCGAGGCTCAGGATGATGCAGCAGGAGCAGCACTGAAGGCAATACAGGCAGCTGAACATGTTGCAAAGGGTATTGCAGTCCATCCAAGGGCATGGGATATGACCTATCCTGATCCCCTTCTTCTGAGATGCACTGCCTGTAAGCGCTGCACCGAGGAGTGCCCATTCGGAGCAATTGATGAAGATGAAAAAGGTATCCCCTATTACAAGCCAAACAGATGCAGGCGCTGTGCAACCTGTCTTGGAGCCTGTCCTGAAAGAATAGTCTCATTCAAGGATTACAGTGTTGATATGATATCAGGAATGATAAAGGCAATAGATGTTCCTGAAGAGGGACTGATGCTTCTTGCCTTTGTTTGCGAGAATGATGCCTATCCAGCTCTTGATACAGCAGGCATCAATAGATTAAAACTTCCTCCAAATATTAGGGTAATTCCTCTCAGATGCCTTGGTTCAATGAATCTTGTGTGGATTGCTGATGCCCTTTCGCGTGGAATCGATGGAGCAATACTTTTTGGATGTAAATTTGGAGAGGATTACCAGTGCCATTTTGTTAAGGGAAGTGAGCTTGCCAATTACAGGCTTGGTAAGGTACAGGAAACATTAAGCAGGCTACAGCTTGAGTCAGAGAGGGTAAAGATGGTTCAGCTTGCTATCAATGAATACCACAAACTGCCAGAGATAATAAATGAATTTGTTGAAAAGATAAATGAACTTGGTCCAAATCCCTATAAGGGCTTTTAAGGAGGTTTTAGATGGCCGAGATTATAAAACCTGATCTCAGATTCGTGAAAGAAGTAATAAAAGCTGGTGGCACGGATCTTAAAAAGTGCTACCAGTGTTCTACATGTACAGCAGTATGCAATGTCACCCAGGACAAAAAACCATTTCCGAGAAAAGAGATGCTTTATGCCCAGTGGGGTCTTAAAGATAAACTCTTTTCAAATCCTGACATATGGTTATGCCATCAGTGCAGTGACTGCACAGCCTATTGCCCAAGGGGTGCAAAGCCAGGTGAGGTACTAGGCGCTATCAGGAAACTTGCTATTCAGGAGCACTCCTGGCCGGGTTTTCTGGGTAAAATGGTGGGCAATCCACTTTATCTGATTTTTCTCCTTGCTGTGCCTGTTATTATCCTTTTAATTGGAGCTCATGGAAATCCTCTTGATCCTGATTCCATTCCGAGAGGTGAAGATGGAAGTATTGTTTATGCTAAGTTTATGCCAATAAATACAGTAATAGATCCCATATTCATCGCAGCAGCAGCCTTTGCCGTCGTCTCTTTTATAATGGGTGTTAAGAAGTACTGGAATACCCTTAAAGCAGCTGGATACAGTCAAGGATCTCAGAGCCTCTCTAATAGCATAGTAAACACTCTGAAAGAGATACTCCTTCACAGGCAGTTCACAAGGTGTAATGTGACAAAGACGAGGACCTATGCCCATCTACTGACTTTCTATGCCTTTATTGGTCTTGCTATAACAACATCGTGGGCTGTTGTCTATCTTTACGGATACGAGATATTCGGCATCCAGCCTTTTGGTATATTCCATTTTGGTGAATCACCCTATCCCCTTTACGATCCGGTAAAGATTCTCGGTAATATAAGCGGTCTTGCCCTTATAACAGGAATAACCCTTATTGTGCTTTTCAGGCTAATAAATGCTCCCAAGGCAGGCATAGGAAGTTATTTTGACTGGCTACTGATAGCAGTAATATACATAATTGCTGTTACAGGAATACTCTCTCAGGTTTTAAGATTAGCTGATATCGCAAGCCTTGCCTATCCAGTTTACTTTTTGCATCTTACCTTTGTTTTCTTCCTTTTCGCCTATGCACCTTTTTCAAAAATGGCTCATATGGTATACAGGACAGTTGCAATGGTCTTTGCAAGGCATAATGGCATCACACCAAAAGAACTAATTGAGAGGAAGGCAAGTTGACAATCAGAAAATTATTAAAAAATAAAGGAGCTGAACTCATAGGTGTTCACCCAGATACACCTGTGGGAAAGGCTATTGAAAAGATGGTTGAAAGGAATATTGGCGCCCTAATAATTATAAGCGATACAGGTAAACCACTCGGGCTTTTTACGGAAAGGGATGCACTGAAGGCATGGGTAAAGGCTGGAAAGAATTTTGAAGAACTTGAGGTTAAAGATATAATGACAGTTGATCTTGTCGTAATAAAGCCAGAAGATGACCTTAATACAGCAATGTCACTGATGAATAAGCTAAAGATAAGGCATCTTCCAGTTGTTGAGGATGGAAAGGTCATAGGCATGATTTCTATAAGGGATGTAGTAAACAGCATTGTTGGTAAACTTGAGGCAGAGGTTCATTATTTAAAGGAGTATATTTCTGAGGGAGTATAATTTCTTAAAAAACTTTAAAAGGAGGTATGTGAAATGAGTACTATTCTTGTAGTTGCCCTTCTCAGCGGTATTCTTGGTGTTGCCTATGCCCTCCTTACAGCCCAGTGGGTATTAAAGCAGCCCAGCGGTACTGACAGGATGAGGGCAATATCGGATGCGGTTAAAGAAGGTGCTCAGGCCTTTCTTAACCGGGAATACAAAACAGTTGCTATTGCAGGTGCTGTGATATTCGTGCTCATACTTGTAGCAGGTCTTGGTACATGGACTGCGGTAGGATTTCTTATTGGTGCTGCTGGTTCGGCCCTTGCAGGATATATTGGTATGATGGTTACAGTAAGGGCAAATGTAAGAACAGCTGAGGCAGCAAAGGGTGGACTTAATGCTGCCCTGAAGCTTGCATTCAGGGGCGGATCTGTTACTGGAATGATGGTTGTTGGCCTTGGCATCATAGGTATA
Proteins encoded in this region:
- a CDS encoding CoB--CoM heterodisulfide reductase iron-sulfur subunit A family protein: MPDSKTILVIGGGFTGLTAGIDAAEAGYDVVIVEKNPYLGGRVAQLNKYFPKLCPPLCGLEINMRRIKTNPNITFYTMAEVEKVSGVPGNYDVTIKIKPRYVNEKCTGCNACAEACPEERPDEFNFGLSKTRVAYLPFDQAFPFRYVIDDKYCKGNSCAKCKEACKYDAIDLDMKPEKVNIKAGAVILATGWNPYDANRIDNLGFGKVKNVITNMMMERLAAQNGPTRGKIIRPSDGRVPQTIGFVQCAGSRDENHLQFCSYICCMASLKQAMYLWEQNPEAKVYIFYIDIRTPGRYEQFYWKVKDNPNAVFIKGKVAKVAQADNDDVIVEAEDMISGELIRQRLDMLVLATGMEPAAKTARPSIHLNFNEHGFAMPDDTGILAAGCAKNPYDVAKSVQDATGAALKAIQRIVGGR
- a CDS encoding FAD-dependent oxidoreductase; the protein is MEKKIGVYICEGCGIIDAINTEKLEKSVRNIPVKRHPALCGSEGVELIKSDIKNEGINTIVIAACSPRVKYEVFDFPGSIVERVNIRELVAWTLEPKDELTQAAAEDYLKMGITKVQKSDLPEPWVQETVKTILVIGGGITGLTASLEAAKAGYKVYLVEKEPELGGYARKLYKQVARPNPYKLSDPTIGDLIKEVEAHPNIQIFKPARVAKTDGQPGIWDVTIESNGKTEVLRIGAIVLAAGWKPYDASRLEHLGYGKFKDVVTNIEFEEMAKKGRLTRPSDGKEVKRVAFIQCAGSRDPNHLPYCSAYCCGASLKQAKYVRELVEDGLAFIIYKDIRTPGQTEFFYKEVQGDPGIMLTKGDVTGVYEEDGKLYVEAESTLFMGERIKIEADLVVLAIGMVPATRESQEYLEGLQKAAAQGDEAKKAYIESTPKPEFILNLNYRQGPEIPPFVEKNAYGFVDSNFICFQYETRRTGIYAAGCVRQPMTMAEAQDDAAGAALKAIQAAEHVAKGIAVHPRAWDMTYPDPLLLRCTACKRCTEECPFGAIDEDEKGIPYYKPNRCRRCATCLGACPERIVSFKDYSVDMISGMIKAIDVPEEGLMLLAFVCENDAYPALDTAGINRLKLPPNIRVIPLRCLGSMNLVWIADALSRGIDGAILFGCKFGEDYQCHFVKGSELANYRLGKVQETLSRLQLESERVKMVQLAINEYHKLPEIINEFVEKINELGPNPYKGF
- the qmoC gene encoding quinone-interacting membrane-bound oxidoreductase complex subunit QmoC; translation: MAEIIKPDLRFVKEVIKAGGTDLKKCYQCSTCTAVCNVTQDKKPFPRKEMLYAQWGLKDKLFSNPDIWLCHQCSDCTAYCPRGAKPGEVLGAIRKLAIQEHSWPGFLGKMVGNPLYLIFLLAVPVIILLIGAHGNPLDPDSIPRGEDGSIVYAKFMPINTVIDPIFIAAAAFAVVSFIMGVKKYWNTLKAAGYSQGSQSLSNSIVNTLKEILLHRQFTRCNVTKTRTYAHLLTFYAFIGLAITTSWAVVYLYGYEIFGIQPFGIFHFGESPYPLYDPVKILGNISGLALITGITLIVLFRLINAPKAGIGSYFDWLLIAVIYIIAVTGILSQVLRLADIASLAYPVYFLHLTFVFFLFAYAPFSKMAHMVYRTVAMVFARHNGITPKELIERKAS
- a CDS encoding CBS domain-containing protein — its product is MTIRKLLKNKGAELIGVHPDTPVGKAIEKMVERNIGALIIISDTGKPLGLFTERDALKAWVKAGKNFEELEVKDIMTVDLVVIKPEDDLNTAMSLMNKLKIRHLPVVEDGKVIGMISIRDVVNSIVGKLEAEVHYLKEYISEGV